The proteins below come from a single Crossiella sp. CA-258035 genomic window:
- a CDS encoding ROK family transcriptional regulator, producing MRVLNQRAVLELLRRSGPATRPQVAKGTGLSKPTVGQALLGLEQAGLVRPAGRTSAGPGRSAVVYEANPAAGYVLAVDIGRERIRLSLVDLGGTEAARCDERNRCRSASALVRQVRELADRIVGSAGIRFDQVVAKVVGSPGVADRNSRALQLAPNLPGWGRKGLLDELESVLGPGLVVENDANLAALGERERGVAREARAFVLVTVGTGVGMGIVMDGQLVRGANGAAGEIGYLPYGRFDEQAVLSGELAPSPRGLLEQAAGAGAVVELAHELGLDQARSAKDVFDAARAQEPTALRVVELIAARLAYGIASVTAVIDPELVVLGGGVGRNYELLIEPMERALRYLSPLLPTVVGGELGDDAVLAGAVAVGLRAAEETVFDRHVHTG from the coding sequence GCTCGAACTGCTACGCCGATCGGGTCCGGCGACCCGGCCGCAGGTGGCCAAGGGCACCGGCCTGTCCAAACCCACGGTCGGCCAGGCCCTGCTCGGGCTGGAGCAGGCCGGCCTGGTGCGCCCGGCCGGTCGCACCTCGGCCGGGCCGGGGCGCTCGGCGGTGGTCTACGAGGCCAACCCGGCCGCCGGCTACGTGCTCGCGGTGGACATCGGCCGGGAGCGGATCCGGCTGTCCCTGGTCGACCTGGGCGGGACCGAGGCGGCCCGCTGCGACGAGCGCAACCGCTGCCGCTCGGCCTCCGCGCTGGTGCGGCAGGTCAGGGAGCTGGCCGATCGCATCGTCGGCTCGGCCGGGATCCGGTTCGACCAGGTGGTGGCCAAGGTGGTCGGCAGCCCCGGAGTGGCCGACCGGAACAGCAGGGCGTTGCAGCTGGCGCCGAACCTGCCGGGCTGGGGCCGCAAGGGCCTGCTGGACGAGCTGGAGTCGGTGCTCGGGCCGGGGCTGGTGGTGGAGAACGACGCGAACCTGGCCGCGCTCGGCGAGCGGGAACGCGGCGTCGCCCGGGAGGCGCGGGCGTTCGTGCTGGTCACCGTGGGCACCGGGGTCGGCATGGGGATCGTGATGGACGGGCAGCTGGTCCGCGGCGCGAACGGCGCGGCAGGCGAGATCGGCTACCTGCCCTACGGACGCTTCGACGAGCAGGCGGTGCTCTCCGGCGAGCTGGCGCCCTCGCCGCGCGGGCTGCTGGAGCAGGCCGCCGGGGCCGGCGCGGTGGTCGAGCTGGCCCACGAGCTGGGCCTGGACCAGGCCCGCAGCGCCAAGGACGTGTTCGACGCGGCCCGCGCCCAGGAGCCGACCGCGCTGCGGGTGGTCGAGCTGATCGCGGCCAGGCTGGCCTACGGCATCGCCTCGGTGACCGCGGTGATCGATCCGGAGCTGGTGGTGCTCGGCGGCGGGGTCGGCCGCAACTACGAGCTGCTGATCGAGCCGATGGAGCGGGCGCTGCGCTACCTCAGCCCGCTGCTGCCCACCGTGGTCGGCGGGGAGTTGGGCGATGACGCGGTGCTGGCCGGGGCGGTCGCGGTGGGCCTGCGCGCGGCGGAGGAAACCGTGTTCGACCGCCATGTGCACACCGGCTGA
- a CDS encoding tetratricopeptide repeat protein: MLENYRWAESLLAQGDPLGALQVLAPVLGEDAEFSVRLLAARAYYHSAQLGRAERLLTELTEADPTDHYVRFLLGRTLERAGRRPESAPHFRLAAALSPSQDYAEALARVA, from the coding sequence ATGCTGGAGAACTACCGCTGGGCGGAGTCGTTGCTGGCCCAGGGCGACCCGCTGGGCGCGCTGCAGGTGCTGGCGCCGGTGCTGGGCGAGGACGCGGAGTTCTCGGTGCGGCTGCTGGCCGCCCGCGCCTACTACCACTCCGCGCAGCTGGGCCGGGCCGAGCGGCTGCTCACCGAGCTGACCGAGGCCGACCCGACCGACCACTACGTCCGCTTCCTGCTCGGCCGCACCTTGGAGCGCGCGGGCAGGCGGCCGGAGTCGGCGCCGCACTTCCGGCTGGCCGCGGCGCTCTCGCCGAGCCAGGACTACGCGGAGGCGCTGGCCAGGGTGGCCTGA
- a CDS encoding snapalysin family zinc-dependent metalloprotease translates to MLQNKIRRLVVGVVTAAASLLVVISPAAAETSAVRVIKYDTSQAQEFKAAWDEGARVWNASVKNVRFEPGTPAQVRILADNGWPRAQVTSLGRGTVWMGRTAVNDGHHIPRITTHELGHILGLPDRRTGLCVDLMSGASAGTSCKNVNPNAAEKAQVERNFANGFGSVEPFSTDGREWALAG, encoded by the coding sequence GTGCTCCAGAACAAGATCAGGCGGCTGGTGGTCGGGGTGGTCACCGCGGCGGCCTCGCTGCTCGTGGTCATCTCACCCGCGGCCGCGGAGACCAGCGCGGTCCGAGTGATCAAGTACGACACCAGCCAGGCGCAGGAGTTCAAGGCGGCCTGGGACGAGGGCGCCCGGGTCTGGAACGCCTCGGTCAAGAACGTCCGGTTCGAGCCGGGCACGCCGGCCCAGGTCCGGATCCTGGCCGACAACGGCTGGCCGCGCGCGCAGGTGACCAGCCTCGGCCGCGGCACCGTGTGGATGGGCCGCACCGCGGTCAACGACGGGCACCACATCCCGCGGATCACCACGCACGAGCTGGGGCACATCCTCGGCCTGCCGGACCGGCGCACCGGCCTGTGCGTCGACCTGATGTCCGGCGCCAGCGCGGGCACCAGCTGCAAGAACGTCAACCCGAACGCCGCGGAGAAGGCCCAGGTGGAGCGCAACTTCGCCAACGGCTTCGGCAGCGTGGAGCCGTTCAGCACCGACGGCCGGGAGTGGGCCCTCGCGGGCTGA
- a CDS encoding GNAT family N-acetyltransferase: MSLETARLLEELAIHAWPALSIEELGGWRLRYGAGVTRRANAAWPNELSGELDLDTRIAQVEKFYGERGLPPSFQLSPAGLPEELDEALARRGYQWKWPTAVQAAEVDEVLDRTAAPAAPEVRITPVIDEEWFGAYCRSESPRISADAEESADRLTPESADIRARILRRIALPTAYASVRLDGEPVAIALGVREQDWLGIYCQATLPSAQRRGAARAILHALARWGRADGASKLYLQVMDDNPAALLLYANAGFRTVYQTHYRVLA, translated from the coding sequence ATGAGCCTGGAGACGGCACGATTGCTGGAAGAGCTGGCGATCCACGCGTGGCCGGCGCTGAGCATCGAGGAGCTCGGCGGCTGGCGGCTCCGGTACGGCGCCGGGGTCACCCGGCGGGCGAACGCGGCCTGGCCGAACGAGCTCAGCGGCGAGCTGGACCTGGACACCCGGATCGCCCAGGTCGAGAAGTTCTACGGTGAACGCGGCCTGCCGCCGTCATTCCAGCTGTCCCCAGCCGGTTTGCCCGAAGAACTTGATGAGGCGCTGGCCCGGCGCGGCTATCAGTGGAAGTGGCCTACCGCGGTCCAAGCCGCCGAGGTGGACGAGGTGCTCGACCGCACCGCCGCCCCCGCAGCGCCGGAAGTGCGGATAACCCCGGTCATCGACGAAGAATGGTTCGGCGCCTACTGCAGATCCGAGTCGCCGAGAATAAGCGCGGACGCCGAGGAGTCCGCGGACCGGCTCACTCCGGAGAGCGCCGACATTCGCGCCAGGATCCTGCGCCGCATCGCACTGCCCACCGCCTACGCCTCGGTTCGCCTGGACGGCGAGCCGGTCGCGATCGCCTTGGGCGTGCGCGAACAGGACTGGCTGGGCATCTACTGCCAGGCCACCCTGCCCTCGGCGCAACGCAGGGGCGCGGCCCGCGCGATCCTGCACGCGCTCGCCCGCTGGGGCCGGGCCGACGGCGCGAGCAAGCTCTACCTCCAGGTGATGGACGACAACCCGGCGGCGCTTCTCCTCTACGCCAACGCCGGATTCCGGACCGTCTACCAAACCCACTACCGCGTGCTCGCCTAA
- a CDS encoding trehalose-6-phosphate synthase, which translates to MTSTVLVSKRGPAEFRLNARTGAVEPRNPHGAATGVVSAMARRLGAGVPWISSATSDGDRQLAREHPGGFEMAIGDGHTRLHLLEHRAEVFAAVQDRMSSGLLWQALHGVWDRWSEPTFDEGTRRDWAAMGEFCQDYADRIARVVGGEPGARVVLHDYQFTGLPARLRAAVPGVSICTVIHVAWPDPGQLRVLPRYMREEMIRGLLSSDLVVVLAERWARNILDCAREFGGAELGGRVVVQPLGYSPDLLRQAEFPPEDARWAAGRPLVVHYGRTDPIKNAPRAIQAFRLALAGEPRLRESRLLVRAAPHHLGHTANLRYLEQVEAEAALTNKELGAEAVRVVQVNDVAATFGAYAHADVLVANSVVDGQNVGPFEAAMLNDRLRIVLSENAGAAEVLGEHVLVVNPFDVAEQAEALCRGLLSGPSAGLRAAVAPHTWESWADSVLALLAER; encoded by the coding sequence ATGACCAGCACTGTTCTCGTCAGCAAGCGGGGGCCTGCGGAGTTTCGGCTGAATGCGCGCACCGGCGCGGTCGAGCCGCGAAATCCGCACGGCGCGGCCACCGGTGTGGTCAGCGCGATGGCGCGGCGGCTGGGCGCCGGCGTGCCCTGGATCTCCAGCGCGACCAGTGACGGCGACCGGCAGTTGGCCCGTGAGCACCCCGGCGGGTTCGAGATGGCCATCGGCGACGGCCACACCAGGCTGCACCTGCTCGAGCACCGGGCCGAGGTGTTCGCCGCGGTGCAGGACCGGATGAGCAGCGGGCTGCTGTGGCAGGCGCTGCACGGGGTGTGGGACCGCTGGTCCGAGCCCACCTTCGACGAGGGCACCCGGCGGGACTGGGCGGCCATGGGCGAGTTCTGCCAGGACTACGCGGACCGGATCGCCAGGGTCGTCGGCGGCGAGCCCGGCGCGCGGGTGGTGCTGCACGACTACCAGTTCACCGGGCTGCCGGCGCGGCTGCGCGCGGCGGTGCCGGGCGTGTCGATCTGCACGGTCATCCACGTCGCCTGGCCGGATCCCGGGCAGCTGCGGGTGCTGCCGCGGTACATGCGGGAGGAGATGATCCGCGGCCTGCTGAGCTCGGACCTGGTCGTGGTGCTGGCCGAGCGGTGGGCGCGCAACATCCTGGACTGCGCGCGGGAGTTCGGCGGCGCGGAGCTCGGCGGCCGGGTCGTGGTCCAGCCACTGGGCTACAGCCCGGACCTGTTGCGGCAGGCGGAGTTCCCGCCGGAGGACGCGCGGTGGGCGGCGGGGCGTCCGCTGGTCGTGCACTACGGCCGGACCGATCCGATCAAGAACGCGCCCAGGGCGATCCAGGCCTTCCGGCTGGCCCTGGCCGGGGAGCCCCGGCTGCGGGAGAGCCGGTTGCTGGTGCGCGCCGCGCCGCACCACCTCGGGCACACCGCGAACCTGCGCTACCTGGAGCAGGTCGAGGCCGAGGCGGCGCTGACGAACAAGGAGCTGGGCGCGGAGGCGGTGCGGGTGGTCCAGGTCAACGACGTGGCGGCCACCTTCGGCGCCTACGCGCACGCGGACGTGCTGGTGGCCAACTCGGTGGTGGACGGCCAGAACGTCGGGCCGTTCGAGGCGGCCATGCTCAACGACCGGCTGCGGATCGTGCTCTCGGAGAACGCGGGCGCGGCCGAGGTGCTGGGCGAGCACGTGCTGGTGGTCAACCCCTTCGACGTGGCCGAGCAGGCCGAGGCGCTGTGCCGGGGACTGCTCAGCGGCCCCTCGGCAGGGCTGCGTGCGGCCGTGGCGCCGCACACCTGGGAGTCCTGGGCCGACAGCGTGCTCGCACTGCTCGCGGAAAGGTGA
- a CDS encoding MFS transporter: MRQDIRRLAPVSAFFALSGFAHGSWTPRLPGIVEQIGADVGILGITLTGSSIGMIIAASLAGRLCMAFGARRMLAASTLLVCLTLPLLGSVTTVVAFGIALVVLGLGIGLLDVAMNVAAAAMEQRLDRPVMSIFHAALPIGGVLASLAAALAAGLKISPQAHLLVVGVVGLAATLTALRAIPKDLTGQPKQDEAGRTGRAPFRLPALWLLAGVALCSVIAEGTAGKWSALFLVGDRGVSEGAAALAYTVFAASMMVARLFGEQVRNRWSAARILVCTSVVGAFGLLSAVLVPSALVSYLGFALAGVGLAYAFPVALAMAGKAGRDNGGDGAREIGFVTTVAYCGSFAGSPLVGGIAQVSSLAVAFVVVGLLAALIGPLGASAQAVLGKKKQPEPTAR, from the coding sequence ATGCGACAGGACATCCGCCGCCTGGCGCCGGTGTCGGCGTTCTTCGCCCTGAGCGGCTTCGCCCACGGCAGCTGGACGCCGCGGCTGCCGGGCATCGTGGAGCAGATCGGGGCCGACGTCGGCATCCTCGGCATCACGCTGACCGGGTCCAGCATCGGCATGATCATCGCGGCCTCGCTGGCCGGCCGGCTGTGCATGGCCTTCGGCGCGCGCCGGATGCTGGCGGCCAGCACGCTGCTGGTCTGCCTGACGCTGCCGCTGCTCGGCTCGGTCACCACGGTGGTGGCCTTCGGCATCGCGCTGGTCGTGCTCGGGCTCGGCATCGGCCTGCTCGACGTGGCGATGAACGTGGCCGCGGCCGCCATGGAACAGCGGCTCGACCGCCCGGTGATGTCGATCTTCCACGCGGCCCTGCCCATCGGCGGCGTGCTCGCCTCCCTGGCCGCCGCGCTGGCCGCCGGACTCAAGATCAGCCCGCAGGCGCACCTGCTGGTGGTGGGCGTGGTCGGCCTGGCCGCCACGCTGACCGCGCTGCGGGCCATCCCCAAGGACCTCACCGGCCAGCCGAAGCAGGACGAGGCCGGGCGCACCGGCCGGGCGCCGTTCCGCCTGCCCGCGCTGTGGCTGCTGGCCGGGGTCGCGCTGTGCTCGGTGATCGCCGAGGGCACCGCGGGCAAGTGGTCCGCGCTGTTCCTGGTGGGCGACCGGGGCGTGTCCGAGGGCGCGGCCGCGCTGGCCTACACGGTCTTCGCCGCCTCGATGATGGTGGCCAGGCTGTTCGGCGAGCAGGTGCGCAACCGGTGGAGCGCGGCCCGGATCCTGGTCTGCACCAGCGTGGTCGGCGCCTTCGGCCTGCTGAGCGCGGTGCTGGTGCCCTCGGCCCTGGTCAGCTACCTGGGCTTCGCGCTCGCCGGAGTTGGCCTGGCCTACGCGTTCCCGGTGGCGCTGGCGATGGCGGGCAAGGCGGGCCGGGACAACGGCGGCGACGGGGCGCGCGAGATCGGGTTCGTCACCACGGTGGCCTACTGCGGCTCCTTCGCCGGATCGCCGCTGGTCGGCGGCATCGCCCAGGTCAGCAGCCTGGCGGTGGCGTTCGTCGTGGTGGGACTGCTGGCCGCGCTGATCGGCCCGCTCGGGGCGTCGGCCCAGGCCGTGCTGGGGAAGAAGAAGCAGCCTGAGCCGACCGCCCGCTAG
- a CDS encoding alcohol dehydrogenase catalytic domain-containing protein translates to MHVLQFRGPGELTLEQRAAPPAPGPGQVTFRPTLAGVCGTDRAIYLGRYHCEPPRVLGHEAVGVVTEVGEGVTRLRPGDRVVLDPTQSCGRCDRCLRAESSHCANKSALEIGVGRDGAFAQLLTVEEQALYPLPADVPDRRGVLIEPLACVLTGLRAAAVGPDDRVVVLGGGPMGVLSALLAVRWAARVSLVEPDPYRRELAEAVTGLTPLAELDESASPPPTVVVDTTGSLLEPSLRTVQDGGRVLLLGCDTAATATVRPFDLTGRCVSLIGSCDYHAQVFPAAIELIRGLPCEQLVTDVFPLTESSAAFELLALGPGSGYGAGKLAFAP, encoded by the coding sequence ATGCATGTCCTTCAGTTCCGCGGACCCGGTGAGCTGACGCTGGAACAGCGGGCCGCCCCGCCCGCGCCCGGACCGGGCCAGGTGACCTTCCGGCCCACGCTGGCCGGGGTCTGCGGCACCGACCGGGCGATCTACCTCGGCCGCTACCACTGCGAGCCGCCCAGGGTGCTCGGGCACGAGGCGGTCGGCGTGGTGACCGAGGTCGGCGAAGGGGTGACCAGGCTGCGGCCCGGCGACCGGGTGGTGCTGGATCCGACCCAGTCCTGCGGCCGCTGCGACCGGTGCCTGCGCGCGGAGAGCAGCCACTGCGCGAACAAGTCGGCGCTGGAGATCGGCGTCGGCCGGGACGGCGCCTTCGCCCAGCTGCTCACCGTCGAGGAGCAGGCGCTCTACCCGCTGCCGGCCGACGTGCCGGACCGGCGTGGCGTGCTGATCGAGCCGCTGGCCTGCGTGCTGACCGGGCTGCGCGCGGCCGCGGTCGGCCCTGACGACCGGGTGGTCGTGCTCGGCGGCGGCCCGATGGGCGTGCTCTCCGCCCTGCTCGCGGTCCGCTGGGCGGCGCGGGTCAGCCTGGTCGAGCCCGACCCGTACCGGCGCGAGCTGGCCGAGGCGGTCACCGGCCTGACCCCGCTGGCCGAGCTCGACGAGTCAGCCTCCCCGCCGCCGACGGTCGTGGTGGACACCACCGGCTCGCTGCTGGAGCCGAGCCTGCGCACGGTGCAGGACGGCGGGCGGGTGCTGCTGCTGGGCTGCGACACCGCGGCCACCGCCACGGTCCGGCCCTTCGACCTGACCGGCCGCTGCGTCAGCCTGATCGGCAGCTGCGACTACCACGCGCAGGTGTTCCCGGCCGCGATCGAGCTGATCCGCGGCCTGCCCTGCGAGCAGCTGGTCACCGACGTCTTCCCACTCACCGAGTCCAGCGCGGCCTTCGAGCTGCTCGCGCTGGGACCCGGCAGCGGTTACGGCGCGGGCAAGCTCGCCTTCGCGCCCTAG
- a CDS encoding aspartate aminotransferase family protein gives MATNLVGDVRELYSYSVGTVTIVDGEGVYACDAEGNKYLDCAAGTFNLSIGYRHPALVKAIQHQAELLVHASSSFQNHPVNELVRKLVSVSPENIQRVHLKVASGSDANEGAIKLAQRATGRRDIISLFRGHHGQTMATTAISGNAFRRAPFPEVGISRLIVPDPYCHRCFYGQRRETCGLMCVNRIDDFIEFASSGSVAAVIVEPITGNGGNVVAPDGYLARLREFCDERDIVLIFDEIQTGIGRTGRMFAAEHFGVQPDVITIGKGLGGGAQVAAMLSDPKLGPMETEYLSFTSGANVLAAAAANATLSVVDDEDFLANVREVGAHILCRLTELRNRHRCVDDIRGVGLMIGFEVVDRDGTPSPALTNEIVRKGREHGLLLRSSRYGLGNVVKIRPPLILTHEEADLICDRLDRVLTSL, from the coding sequence ATGGCTACCAATCTGGTGGGCGACGTCAGGGAGTTGTACTCCTACAGCGTCGGAACGGTCACCATCGTCGACGGGGAGGGTGTTTACGCCTGCGACGCCGAGGGGAACAAATACCTCGACTGCGCCGCCGGAACTTTCAACCTGAGCATCGGTTATCGCCATCCCGCACTGGTCAAGGCGATTCAGCACCAGGCCGAGCTGCTGGTGCACGCGTCCTCGTCGTTCCAGAACCACCCGGTGAACGAGCTGGTGCGCAAACTCGTCTCGGTGTCGCCGGAGAACATCCAGCGCGTGCACCTGAAAGTGGCCAGCGGCTCGGATGCCAATGAGGGCGCGATCAAACTGGCCCAGCGGGCCACCGGCCGCCGGGACATCATCAGCCTGTTCCGCGGCCACCACGGCCAGACCATGGCCACCACCGCGATCTCCGGCAACGCCTTCCGCCGCGCGCCCTTCCCGGAGGTGGGGATCAGCAGGCTGATCGTGCCGGACCCGTACTGCCACCGCTGTTTCTACGGGCAGCGGCGGGAGACCTGCGGCCTGATGTGCGTGAACCGGATCGACGACTTCATCGAGTTCGCCAGCTCCGGCAGTGTCGCCGCGGTCATCGTCGAGCCGATCACCGGCAACGGCGGCAACGTGGTCGCGCCGGACGGTTATCTCGCCCGCCTGCGCGAGTTCTGCGATGAGCGCGACATCGTGCTCATCTTCGACGAGATCCAGACCGGCATCGGCCGGACCGGCCGGATGTTCGCCGCCGAGCACTTCGGCGTGCAGCCGGATGTCATCACCATTGGCAAGGGTCTCGGCGGTGGCGCGCAGGTCGCCGCGATGCTCTCCGATCCGAAACTGGGGCCGATGGAGACCGAATACCTCTCCTTCACCTCCGGCGCGAACGTGCTCGCCGCCGCGGCGGCCAACGCCACCCTGAGCGTGGTGGACGACGAGGATTTCCTGGCGAATGTGCGCGAGGTCGGCGCACACATCCTGTGCAGGCTGACCGAGCTCCGGAATCGGCACCGGTGTGTCGACGACATTCGCGGCGTCGGCCTGATGATCGGTTTCGAAGTGGTCGACCGGGACGGCACGCCTTCGCCCGCGCTGACCAACGAGATCGTCCGGAAAGGCCGGGAACACGGCCTGCTGTTGCGTTCCTCGCGGTACGGCCTCGGCAACGTGGTGAAGATCCGCCCGCCGCTGATCCTGACCCACGAGGAGGCGGACCTCATCTGCGACCGGCTGGACCGCGTCCTCACCTCACTCTGA
- a CDS encoding HAD family hydrolase, producing the protein MNGHFDLVIFDCDGVLVDSERLCVQVEAELITQTGWPLTPAEVAGRFLGKSDEHMLAEIERQVGRALGADWLAGLHERYRDRFRRDLTAVPGVVAALDAIAAAGVPTCVASSGTPEKMATTLGITGLADRFDGRIFSAVEVEHGKPAPDLFLHAARKMGVPPDRCAVVEDSPAGVAAGRAAGMTVLGYRTELVPPGALTGERTIEFEDMRELPRLLGLR; encoded by the coding sequence GTGAACGGCCACTTCGACCTGGTGATCTTCGACTGCGACGGCGTGCTGGTGGACAGCGAGCGGCTCTGCGTCCAGGTCGAGGCGGAGCTGATCACCCAGACCGGGTGGCCGCTGACGCCGGCGGAGGTGGCCGGCCGGTTCCTGGGCAAGTCGGATGAGCACATGCTGGCCGAGATCGAGCGCCAGGTGGGCCGGGCGCTGGGCGCGGACTGGCTGGCCGGGCTGCACGAGCGCTACCGGGACCGGTTCCGCCGCGACCTCACCGCGGTCCCCGGCGTGGTGGCGGCACTGGACGCGATCGCCGCCGCGGGTGTGCCGACCTGCGTGGCCTCCAGCGGCACCCCGGAGAAGATGGCCACCACGCTGGGCATCACCGGGCTGGCCGACCGCTTCGACGGCCGGATCTTCAGCGCGGTGGAGGTCGAGCACGGCAAACCGGCGCCCGACCTCTTCCTGCACGCCGCCAGGAAGATGGGCGTGCCGCCGGACCGCTGCGCCGTGGTCGAGGACAGCCCGGCCGGTGTCGCCGCCGGACGGGCGGCCGGTATGACGGTGCTCGGCTACCGCACTGAACTGGTGCCGCCGGGCGCGCTGACCGGCGAGCGCACCATTGAGTTCGAGGACATGCGCGAGCTGCCCCGACTCCTCGGTTTGCGCTGA
- a CDS encoding transketolase yields MTELAGSEVTKTQLRRLADQLRADAIRTSTAAGSGHPTSAMSCADVVATLMSRHFRYDWADPAHPDNDRLVLSKGHVSGLWYSVLAAAGAIEVEELSTYRQRGSRLQGHPTPDLPWVDVATGSLGQGLPIGVGMALAARLARRPYRVWVLCGDGELAEGSMWEAFDKAAIHRLANLTAIIDVNGYGQSGPVPHRSPAETYAARLRAFGWQVAEIDGHDLDQVDAALAQAGTNAEPLAIVARTVKGQGFEEITHRAEMHGAALDEATARRALALIEPPERVRLTGPPPPRKPAQPPPARTEVRLPRYAVGAAVAIRDAFGDALAELGERPEVVVIDGDVTVSMRTDRFAARHPGRFIETYIAEQQMLGTAVGLSARGFTPVVSTYGAFLSRGYDFVRMAAISRSRLVLAGSHGGVEIGRDGPSQMALEDLAAMRAIHGSVVLYPSEAVSAGALTKAALDTGGICYLRITRNARPVLYGPEEQFPVGGAKTPRSDERDSVVLAAAGVTVHEALEAADTLAAQGIHARVLDLYSVKPCDTATVRLALAATGGRLVVAEDHRPEGGLGAAIFEGLAEQEITYRARHLAVRTMPGSASPAEQLDLAGISAGHIAAAARDLLRGGDLDR; encoded by the coding sequence ATGACCGAGCTCGCAGGCAGCGAGGTGACCAAGACCCAGCTGCGCCGGCTCGCCGACCAGCTCCGCGCGGACGCGATCCGCACCAGCACCGCGGCCGGATCGGGGCACCCCACCTCGGCGATGTCCTGCGCCGATGTGGTCGCCACGCTGATGAGCCGCCACTTCCGCTACGACTGGGCCGATCCCGCGCACCCGGACAACGACCGCCTGGTCCTGTCCAAGGGACACGTCTCCGGGCTCTGGTACTCGGTGCTGGCCGCGGCGGGCGCGATCGAGGTCGAGGAGCTGTCCACCTACCGCCAGCGCGGTTCCCGGTTGCAGGGCCACCCGACGCCCGACCTGCCGTGGGTGGACGTGGCCACCGGCTCGCTCGGTCAGGGACTGCCGATCGGGGTCGGCATGGCGCTGGCCGCGCGGCTGGCCCGCCGCCCGTACCGGGTGTGGGTGCTGTGCGGGGACGGCGAACTGGCCGAGGGCTCGATGTGGGAGGCATTCGACAAGGCCGCGATCCACCGGCTGGCCAACCTGACCGCGATCATCGACGTGAACGGCTACGGCCAGTCCGGGCCGGTGCCGCACCGGAGCCCGGCCGAGACCTACGCGGCCCGGCTGCGCGCCTTCGGCTGGCAGGTCGCCGAGATCGACGGCCACGACCTCGACCAGGTGGACGCCGCACTCGCCCAAGCAGGCACGAACGCCGAGCCGCTGGCCATCGTCGCGCGCACGGTGAAGGGGCAGGGCTTCGAGGAGATCACCCACCGCGCCGAGATGCACGGCGCGGCCCTGGACGAGGCCACCGCCCGCCGCGCGCTGGCCCTGATCGAACCGCCGGAACGAGTGCGGCTGACCGGACCGCCGCCCCCGCGCAAGCCCGCGCAACCGCCGCCCGCCCGGACCGAGGTGCGCCTCCCCCGTTACGCCGTCGGCGCGGCGGTCGCCATCCGGGACGCCTTCGGGGACGCGCTGGCCGAGCTGGGCGAGCGCCCGGAGGTGGTGGTGATCGACGGCGACGTGACGGTGTCCATGCGCACCGACCGGTTCGCCGCCCGGCACCCCGGCCGGTTCATCGAGACCTACATCGCCGAGCAGCAGATGCTGGGCACCGCGGTCGGCCTGTCCGCGCGCGGTTTCACCCCGGTGGTCTCCACCTACGGCGCGTTCCTGAGCCGGGGCTACGACTTCGTCCGGATGGCCGCGATCTCGCGGTCGCGGCTGGTGCTGGCCGGTTCGCACGGCGGGGTGGAGATCGGCCGGGACGGCCCCAGCCAGATGGCGCTGGAGGACCTGGCCGCGATGCGCGCCATCCACGGCTCGGTGGTGCTCTACCCCAGCGAGGCGGTCTCCGCGGGGGCGCTGACCAAAGCCGCGCTGGACACCGGCGGCATCTGCTACCTGCGGATCACCCGCAACGCCCGGCCGGTGCTGTACGGCCCCGAGGAGCAGTTCCCGGTGGGCGGTGCCAAGACGCCGCGCTCGGACGAGCGGGACTCGGTGGTGCTCGCGGCCGCCGGGGTGACCGTGCACGAGGCGCTGGAGGCGGCGGACACCCTTGCCGCGCAAGGGATCCACGCCAGGGTGCTGGACCTCTACTCGGTGAAGCCCTGCGACACGGCCACGGTCCGGCTGGCGCTGGCCGCCACCGGCGGACGGCTGGTGGTCGCCGAGGACCACCGGCCGGAAGGCGGGCTCGGTGCCGCCATATTCGAGGGGCTGGCGGAGCAGGAGATCACGTATCGTGCCCGGCACCTGGCGGTGCGGACCATGCCCGGTTCCGCCTCGCCTGCCGAACAGCTCGACCTGGCCGGGATCTCGGCCGGGCACATCGCGGCCGCGGCCCGCGACCTACTTCGAGGCGGTGACCTGGACCGGTGA